The following coding sequences lie in one Arachis ipaensis cultivar K30076 chromosome B05, Araip1.1, whole genome shotgun sequence genomic window:
- the LOC110271766 gene encoding uncharacterized protein LOC110271766: protein MYINELHDVRWHNWERVNWPYRLSKLEHFRGYLDALQEGQFLWEPYAIGRTDPEVIPPDIRQHSAIWSATVPLISFECVEWHASDRLRRQFGLTQGIPDQERDLGEAHGEVLTGPKNQDWSRTHSSWVMQWTNRYSLVLVDDTVASQNQADIYLHWYRGAFGDHLQLSQMEPQDNQPGDPIHNQENQDPQSPQPPSPRPPAPPPSQTQAQQEPEQSTPYIPDTYSADYLTPPVYQQYWSVPHQESIEQGSFSQLLGFMAPGPGYSYPAYRDIPTGQMAQPSGIAPGRLSLDTRPRQHTSSGTSGGRFSVDSGMSDDATRGIIQSGVDRPVPMSLILESYQPADEDNDDFLVDHPDGDEVEDEDDDADADEDDDEDDADAEDDEDGGDGPVHDSAPTAGTTTSEKGKGYNLRADPPRRSASRYTPSAFKKVAKKCKKLVKDVKWGMRK, encoded by the exons ATGTATATTAACGAATTGCATGATGTTAGGTGGCATAACTGGGAACGTGTGAATTGGCCTTACAGATTGAGCAAACTTGAGCATTTTAGGGGATACCTTGATGCTCTGCAAGAAGGACAG TTTCTTTGGGAGCCTTATGCAATTGGAAGGACCGATCCGGAAGTGATTCCTCCTGACATCCGTCAGCATTCTGCTATTTGGAGTGCCACAGTTCCACTTATATCTTTTGAATGTGTTGAGTGGCATGCATCTGATAGACTGCGGAGGCAGTTTGGCTTGACTCAGGGTATTCCTGATCAGGAGCGAGACCTAGGTGAAGCACACGGCGAAGTTTTGACAGGTCCGAAGAATCAGGATTGGTCTAGAACCCACTCATCCTGGGTTATGCAGTGGACGAACCGGTATAGTCTAGTTCTTGTCGATGACACGGTGGCCTCACAGAATCAGGCAGATATCTACTTGCATTGGTACCGAGGTGCATTTGGTGACCACTTGCAGTTGTCACAGATGGAACCGCAAGATAATCAGCCTGGTGATCCTATTCATAACCAGGAGAACCAAGACCCACAATCACCGCAACCACCATCACCACGGCCACCAGCACCGCCCCCCTCACAAACACAGGCGCAACAAGAGCCTGAGCAGTCCACTCCATACATTCCTGACACGTATTCTGCGGATTACCTGACTCCACCAGTATATCAGCAGTACTGGAGTGTTCCGCACCAAGAATCTATTGAACAAGGTTCTTTTAGCCAGCTACTTGGGTTCATGGCTCCTGGTCCAGGTTACTCATATCCCGCTTATAGAGACATTCCCACCGGTCAGATGGCCCAACCTAGTGGGATAGCTCCAGGTAGATTGTCATTGGATACGAGACCACGACAGCACACTTCCTCTGGTACATCTGGAGGGAGATTTTCTGTTGACTCTGGTATGAGTGATGATGCCACGAGGGGTATCATACAGAGCGGAGTTGACCGTCCTGTTCCAATGAGTCTCATTCTAGAGAGCTACCAGCCAGCTGATGAGGACAATGATGACTTTCTGGTTGACCATCCAGATGGGGATGAGGTTGAAGACGAGGATGATGATGCGGATGCCGATGAGGACGACGACGAGGATGATGCGGATGCCGAGGATGATGAGGATGGGGGTGATGGTCCGGTTCATGATTCAGCGCCTACTGCAG GTACAACCACTAGCGAAAAGGGAAAAGGATACAACCTTAGAGCTGACCCCCCTCGGCGGAGCGCTAGTCGGTATACCCCATCCGCTTTTAAGAAGGTTGCAAAGAAATGCAAGAAATTAGTCAAAGATGTAAAATGGGGGATGAGAAAATGA
- the LOC107642960 gene encoding cytochrome P450 87A3-like — protein MWPLYLVALIIILPTFLAYRWKNPTCNGRLPPGSMGLPLVGETLQFFSPNTSDDISPFIKHRIKRYGSIFKTNLVGRPVVVSTDPDLNYFIFQQEGQVFQSWYPDTFTEIFGRQNVGSLHGFMYKYLKNMVLSLFGPESLKKMLSEVEHAACTSLQHWSSQDTVELKEATATMIFDFTAKKLISYDSKNSSENLRENFVAFIQGLISFPLDLPGTAYHKCLQGRKRAMKMLKKMLEERKAKPRKEQSDFFDYVVEELKKEGTILTEAIALDLMFVLLFASFETTSLAITYAIKVLSHNPLVLKQLQEEHESILKRRKDPNSGVTWKEYKSMTYTFQFINETVRLANIAPGIFRKALREINFKGYTIPAGWAVMVCPPAVHLSPAKYQDPLSFNPSRWEGIELNGATRQFMAFGGGMRFCVGADFTKVQMAVFIHCLVTKYRWNPIKGGNIIRTPGLQFPDGFHVQMIKKDQSNQESEHHNLETKILPRYGRKLH, from the exons ATGTGGCCTCTGTATCTTGTAGCATTGATCATTATTTTGCCAACATTTTTGGCTTATAGATGGAAGAATCCTACATGCAATGGAAGGCTTCCACCAGGTTCAATGGGGTTGCCACTTGTTGGTGAGACCCTTCAGTTCTTCTCTCCTAACACTTCTGATGACATTTCTCCCTTCATCAAGCACAGGATCAAAAG GTATGGATCAATATTCAAGACTAACTTGGTGGGGAGACCAGTGGTGGTATCAACAGACCCCGATCTGAATTACTTCATATTCCAGCAAGAGGGACAAGTGTTCCAGAGTTGGTACCCTGATACATTCACAGAGATCTTTGGGAGACAGAATGTAGGATCATTACATGGATTCATGTACAAGTACCTCAAGAACATGGTGCTGAGTCTCTTTGGTCCTGAAAGCCTTAAGAAGATGCTCTCTGAGGTTGAACATGCAGCATGCACTTCCTTACAACACTGGTCATCCCAGGACACTGTTGAACTCAAAGAAGCAACAGCCACT ATGATATTTGATTTTACTGCCAAAAAACTCATTAGTTATGACTCCAAGAATTCATCAGAGAATCTAAGGGAGAACTTTGTTGCATTTATACAAGGACTTATCTCCTTCCCTCTTGACCTACCAGGAACAGCGTATCATAAATGTCTTCAG GGTAGGAAAAGGGCAATgaagatgctgaagaagatgcttgaagaaagaaaagcaaagcCAAGGAAAGAGCAGAGTGATTTCTTTGACTATGTAGTTGAAGAACTCAAGAAAGAGGGAACAATCCTCACAGAAGCCATAGCCTTGGACCTCATGTTTGTCCTCCTCTTTGCAAGCTTCGAAACCACTTCTCTCGCAATCACTTACGCCATCAAAGTCCTCTCTCACAATCCCTTGGTCCTCAAGCAATTACAA GAAGAACATGAATCCATACTCAAAAGACGCAAAGATCCAAACTCCGGAGTCACATGGAAAGAATATAAATCAATGACATATACATTTCAG TTCATTAATGAAACTGTGAGACTTGCAAATATAGCTCCAGGAATTTTTAGAAAGGCTCTAAGGGAAATTAATTTCAAAG GATATACCATACCAGCAGGTTGGGCAGTAATGGTGTGTCCCCCAGCTGTTCACTTGAGTCCAGCCAAATATCAAGATCCTCTCTCCTTCAACCCTTCCAGATGGGAG GGAATAGAATTGAATGGTGCAACCAGACAATTCATGGCTTTCGGCGGCGGCATGAGATTTTGTGTTGGAGCAGACTTCACTAAGGTTCAGATGGCTGTCTTTATTCATTGCTTGGTGACCAAGTACAG GTGGAACCCTATCAAAGGAGGGAATATTATTAGAACGCCTGGATTACAATTTCCAGATGGATTTCATGTTCAGATGATTAAAAAAGATCAAAGTAATCAAGAATCAGAACATCACAACTTAGAAACCAAAATACTCCCACGTTATGGTAGGAAATTACATTGA